The Paraburkholderia acidisoli genome contains a region encoding:
- a CDS encoding O-linked N-acetylglucosamine transferase, SPINDLY family protein: MTVPHAPSASAASASANPAASAASAGTTAYETALAAWRAGAHEAASAGCQRALDADPHHHDALHLAGVLQLGRDRAAARAFFMRALAVRETPGVLVSFALTCDAAETAQAAQAHTALQRALELDPLHPDALNNFANLHAARGDVATAMALFERLIAAQPGNAIAHYNFGSLLLGGGQPARAAGPLRRALELDPAHVSAHVNLGNALIALNRLEEARALLEAARALAPEAPDVLINLGSVQRLLGGYEAARALLMHALELAPANASAWNNLGNVFYDLGQIDEARVAALRAIELRPNFADAHGNLGNALKAAGDVEAALAAYRGALACDPNNRGARSNLVYMLAFATEDAAAIRAEAEAYTARHEAPLLAQAVAYANVPDPARRLRVGYVSPDFRNHCQSLFTLPLFAHHDRAAFEIVCYATLAQPDAITAQLAARVDHWRDAHALTDAQLAQQIRDDGIDVLVDLTLYMAGARRDVFALRPAPVQVAWLAYPGTTGSRAIGWRLTDPWLDPPGAPGIDAQYTERSLRLPDTFWCYAPLDAPDEVGALPALAASHLTFGCLNNPCKLTDATLALWSGVFAALPEARLVLMAPPGQARARLAERLAAHGMSAARVRFVGFQARADYLRTWSQVDIALDTFPYNGHTTSLDAFWMGVPVPTRVGASAASRAGLSLLENLGLSELVAHDNAAYAAIVVALAHDLPRLATLRAGLRARMAASPLMDAARFSRGIEAAYRHMWRDWCESERSV, encoded by the coding sequence ATGACCGTTCCCCACGCTCCGTCTGCTTCAGCCGCCTCCGCTTCCGCCAACCCCGCGGCGAGCGCGGCTTCGGCCGGCACGACGGCTTACGAAACGGCGCTGGCCGCCTGGCGCGCCGGTGCGCACGAGGCGGCCAGCGCCGGCTGCCAGCGCGCGCTCGACGCCGATCCCCACCATCACGACGCCCTGCATCTCGCGGGCGTGCTCCAGCTCGGGCGCGATCGCGCAGCGGCGCGCGCGTTTTTCATGCGCGCGCTGGCGGTGCGGGAGACGCCGGGCGTGCTCGTGAGCTTCGCGCTCACGTGCGACGCGGCCGAGACCGCCCAGGCCGCGCAGGCGCACACGGCGCTGCAACGCGCGCTCGAACTCGACCCGCTCCACCCCGACGCGCTCAACAATTTCGCGAACCTGCACGCGGCGCGCGGCGACGTCGCCACGGCCATGGCGCTGTTCGAACGGCTGATCGCGGCGCAACCCGGCAACGCCATCGCGCATTACAACTTCGGCAGCCTGCTGCTGGGCGGCGGCCAACCCGCGCGCGCGGCCGGGCCGCTGCGGCGCGCACTCGAACTCGATCCCGCGCACGTGAGCGCGCACGTGAATCTCGGCAACGCGCTGATCGCGCTGAACCGGCTCGAGGAGGCGCGCGCGCTGCTCGAAGCGGCGCGTGCGTTGGCTCCCGAAGCGCCGGACGTCCTCATCAATCTCGGCAGTGTGCAGCGCCTGCTCGGCGGCTACGAAGCCGCGCGCGCGCTGCTCATGCACGCGCTCGAACTCGCGCCCGCCAACGCCTCGGCCTGGAACAATCTCGGCAACGTGTTCTACGACCTGGGCCAGATCGACGAAGCGCGCGTGGCCGCGCTGCGCGCCATCGAACTGCGGCCCAATTTCGCCGACGCGCATGGCAATCTCGGCAACGCGCTCAAGGCGGCCGGCGACGTCGAGGCGGCGCTCGCGGCGTATCGCGGCGCGCTGGCATGCGACCCGAACAATCGCGGCGCGCGCAGCAATCTCGTCTACATGCTGGCCTTCGCCACCGAAGACGCCGCTGCGATCCGCGCGGAGGCCGAGGCGTACACCGCGCGGCACGAGGCGCCGTTGCTCGCGCAGGCGGTGGCGTACGCGAACGTGCCCGACCCGGCACGGCGGCTGCGCGTCGGTTATGTGTCGCCCGACTTCCGCAATCACTGCCAGTCGCTGTTCACGCTGCCGCTTTTCGCGCATCACGACCGCGCGGCGTTCGAGATCGTCTGCTACGCGACGCTCGCGCAGCCGGACGCGATCACGGCGCAGCTCGCGGCGCGCGTCGATCACTGGCGCGATGCGCACGCGCTGACCGACGCGCAGCTCGCGCAGCAGATTCGCGACGACGGCATCGACGTGCTGGTCGATCTCACCTTGTACATGGCCGGCGCGCGGCGCGACGTGTTCGCGCTGCGGCCCGCGCCCGTGCAGGTCGCGTGGCTCGCGTATCCGGGCACGACGGGCAGCCGCGCGATCGGCTGGCGGCTCACCGACCCGTGGCTCGATCCGCCCGGCGCGCCCGGCATCGACGCGCAGTACACCGAGCGCTCGCTGCGCCTGCCCGACACGTTCTGGTGCTACGCGCCGCTCGACGCGCCCGACGAGGTCGGCGCGCTGCCCGCGCTCGCCGCGAGCCACCTTACCTTCGGCTGCCTCAACAACCCCTGCAAGCTCACCGACGCCACGCTCGCGCTCTGGTCCGGCGTGTTCGCGGCGCTGCCCGAGGCGCGTCTCGTGCTGATGGCGCCGCCGGGCCAAGCCCGCGCGCGCCTCGCCGAACGGCTCGCGGCGCACGGCATGAGCGCGGCGCGCGTGCGCTTCGTCGGGTTTCAAGCGCGCGCCGACTATCTGCGCACGTGGTCGCAGGTCGACATCGCACTCGACACGTTCCCGTACAACGGCCACACCACAAGCCTCGATGCATTCTGGATGGGCGTGCCCGTGCCCACGCGCGTGGGCGCTTCCGCGGCGAGCCGCGCGGGCCTCTCGCTGCTCGAGAATCTCGGTTTGTCCGAACTCGTGGCGCACGACAACGCTGCCTACGCGGCCATCGTCGTCGCGCTTGCCCACGACCTGCCGCGCCTCGCGACACTGCGCGCGGGCCTGCGCGCACGCATGGCCGCCTCCCCGCTGATGGACGCGGCACGCTTTTCGCGCGGCATCGAAGCGGCCTACCGGCACATGTGGCGCGACTGGTGCGAATCCGAGCGATCCGTCTAA
- a CDS encoding ABC transporter permease subunit — MADIQNTAPRAVTPPSGRTLVLREFWANFSRNKGAVGAGVIVLLLIFVAIFAPLIAPHSPIEQYRDFVKIPPAWLDGGNWKFVLGTDEAGRDILSRLMYGARLSLWIGCVSVVLALIPGIVLGLVAAFFEKWADTPIMRLMDVLLALPSLLLAVAVVAIIGPGLTNTMLAIAIVALPGYVRLTRGSALGELHKEYVTASRVAGAGTLRLMFSQVLPNCTAPLIVQATLGFSSAILDAAALGFLGLGVQPPAAEWGAMLASARDYIDSAWWIVTMPGLSILISVLAINLLGDGLRDALDPKLKRMA; from the coding sequence ATGGCTGACATTCAGAACACCGCGCCTCGCGCGGTCACGCCGCCTTCGGGCCGCACGCTGGTGCTGCGCGAATTCTGGGCGAACTTCTCGCGCAACAAGGGCGCCGTGGGCGCGGGCGTGATCGTGCTGCTGCTGATCTTCGTGGCGATCTTCGCGCCGCTGATCGCGCCGCACAGCCCGATCGAGCAATACCGCGACTTCGTGAAGATTCCGCCCGCGTGGCTCGACGGCGGCAACTGGAAGTTCGTGCTCGGCACCGACGAAGCCGGCCGCGACATCCTCTCGCGTCTCATGTACGGCGCGCGGCTCTCGCTGTGGATCGGCTGCGTCTCGGTCGTGCTCGCGCTGATTCCCGGCATCGTGCTGGGCCTCGTGGCCGCGTTCTTCGAGAAATGGGCCGATACGCCGATCATGCGCCTCATGGACGTGCTGCTCGCCCTGCCTTCGCTGCTGCTCGCCGTGGCCGTGGTCGCGATCATCGGCCCGGGGCTCACCAACACGATGCTCGCGATCGCGATTGTCGCGCTGCCCGGCTACGTGCGTCTCACGCGCGGCTCGGCGCTGGGCGAGCTGCACAAGGAATACGTGACCGCCTCGCGCGTGGCGGGCGCGGGCACGCTGCGCCTGATGTTCTCGCAGGTGCTGCCCAACTGCACGGCGCCGCTGATCGTGCAGGCCACGCTCGGTTTCAGCTCGGCGATCCTGGACGCGGCCGCGCTCGGCTTCCTGGGTCTTGGCGTGCAACCGCCGGCGGCGGAGTGGGGCGCGATGCTCGCCTCGGCGCGCGATTACATCGACAGCGCCTGGTGGATCGTCACGATGCCGGGCCTCTCGATCCTGATCTCGGTGCTCGCGATCAACCTGCTCGGCGACGGGCTGCGCGACGCCCTCGATCCCAAGCTGAAACGGATGGCCTGA
- a CDS encoding phage holin family protein, with amino-acid sequence MTVLLTWLINALALLIITWLVPSIHIRSFGTALIVAVVLGLINAVLRPVLIVLTLPVTILTLGIFILVVNALCFWLAASLLKGFEVSGFWSAFFGSILYSIVSWLLSALIFGNRSLG; translated from the coding sequence ATGACCGTGCTGCTCACCTGGTTGATCAACGCGCTCGCGCTCCTGATCATCACCTGGCTCGTTCCGTCGATCCACATTCGCAGCTTCGGCACCGCGCTCATCGTCGCGGTCGTGCTCGGCCTCATCAACGCCGTGCTGCGCCCCGTGCTGATCGTGCTCACGCTGCCCGTGACGATCCTCACGCTCGGCATCTTCATCCTCGTGGTGAATGCGCTGTGCTTCTGGCTCGCGGCTTCGCTGCTCAAGGGCTTCGAGGTGTCGGGATTCTGGTCGGCGTTCTTCGGCTCGATCCTGTATTCCATCGTGTCGTGGCTGCTTTCCGCGCTGATCTTCGGTAACCGCAGCCTCGGCTGA
- the ahcY gene encoding adenosylhomocysteinase, with the protein MNAAVPQDQAKDFIVADMSLAAWGRKELNIAETEMPGLVQTREEYKAKQPLKGARIAGSLHMTIQTGVLIETLTALGADVRWASCNIFSTQDHAAAAIAAGGVPVFAFKGESLDEYWEFSHRIFEWPNGEFANMILDDGGDATLLLILGSKAEKDRSVISKPTNEEEVALYKSIEKHLDIDPTWYSTRLSHIKGVTEETTTGVHRLYQMEKEGRLPFPAINVNDSVTKSKFDNLYGCRESLVDGIKRATDVMIAGKIAVVAGYGDVGKGCAQSLRGLGATVWVTEIDPICALQAAMEGYRVVTMEYAADKADIFVTATGNYHVLNHDHLKAMRHNAIVCNIGHFDSEIDVASTRQYTWENIKPQVDHIIFPDGKRVILLAEGRLVNLGCATGHPSFVMSNSFTNQTLAQIELFCEGGKYENKVYVLPKHLDEKVARLHLARIGANLTVLSDDQAGYIGVDKNGPFKPNHYRY; encoded by the coding sequence ATGAACGCCGCAGTTCCGCAAGATCAAGCCAAAGATTTCATCGTCGCCGATATGTCGCTTGCCGCCTGGGGCCGCAAGGAACTCAATATCGCCGAAACCGAAATGCCGGGCCTCGTGCAAACGCGCGAAGAATACAAGGCGAAGCAGCCGCTGAAGGGCGCGCGCATTGCCGGTTCGCTGCACATGACCATCCAGACGGGCGTGCTGATCGAAACGCTCACCGCGCTCGGCGCGGACGTGCGCTGGGCCTCGTGCAACATCTTCTCGACGCAGGATCACGCTGCCGCCGCCATCGCTGCGGGCGGCGTGCCGGTGTTCGCATTCAAGGGCGAGTCGCTCGACGAATACTGGGAGTTCTCGCACCGCATCTTCGAATGGCCGAACGGCGAGTTCGCCAACATGATTCTGGATGACGGCGGCGACGCCACGCTGCTGCTGATCCTCGGCTCGAAGGCCGAAAAGGACCGCTCGGTCATCAGCAAGCCCACCAACGAGGAAGAAGTCGCGCTCTACAAGTCGATCGAAAAGCATCTCGACATCGACCCGACGTGGTATTCGACGCGCCTCTCGCACATCAAGGGCGTGACCGAAGAAACCACCACGGGCGTGCATCGTCTGTATCAGATGGAAAAGGAAGGGCGCCTGCCGTTCCCGGCCATCAACGTGAACGACTCGGTCACGAAGTCGAAATTCGACAACCTGTACGGCTGCCGCGAATCGCTCGTGGACGGCATCAAGCGCGCCACCGACGTGATGATCGCGGGCAAGATCGCGGTCGTGGCCGGTTACGGCGACGTGGGCAAGGGCTGCGCGCAGTCGCTGCGCGGTCTGGGCGCAACGGTGTGGGTCACGGAAATCGACCCGATCTGCGCGCTGCAAGCCGCGATGGAAGGCTACCGCGTCGTGACGATGGAATACGCCGCCGACAAGGCCGACATTTTCGTGACGGCCACCGGCAACTACCACGTGCTGAACCACGATCACCTGAAGGCGATGCGCCACAACGCGATCGTCTGCAACATCGGTCACTTCGACTCGGAAATCGACGTGGCTTCCACGCGCCAGTACACGTGGGAAAACATCAAGCCGCAAGTCGACCACATCATCTTCCCGGACGGCAAGCGCGTGATCCTGCTGGCCGAAGGCCGCCTCGTGAACCTCGGCTGCGCCACGGGCCATCCGTCGTTCGTGATGTCGAACTCGTTCACGAACCAGACGCTCGCGCAGATCGAACTGTTCTGCGAAGGCGGCAAGTACGAGAACAAGGTGTACGTGCTGCCGAAGCATCTGGACGAAAAGGTCGCGCGCCTGCACCTCGCGCGTATCGGCGCGAACCTGACCGTGCTGTCCGACGACCAGGCCGGCTACATCGGCGTGGACAAGAACGGCCCGTTCAAGCCGAACCACTACCGCTACTAA
- a CDS encoding ABC transporter substrate-binding protein: MKENKLLRAARTASLVALAAASIAQASLAHAAGSIPNKTLVYCSEGSPAGFDPAQYTTGVDFTANTFTVYNRLVEFERGGTKVEPGLAQSWDVSPDGKTYTFHLRHGVKFQTTSFFKPTREFNADDVVFTFQRMLDPNQPFRKAYPVSFPYFTDMGLDKLIAKVEKVDPYTVKFTLNEPNAPFIQNMAMEFASILSAEYADQLLKANKAADINQYPVGTGPFIFKSYTKDATIRFDGNPDYWKPGAVKLSKLIFSITPDASVRVQKLKRDECQVMSYPRPADIAPLKAEANIAMPSQPGFNLGYLSYNVKHKPLDNLQVRQALDMAINKKAIIDSVYQGAGQLATNPMPPTQWSYDKSLKAQPYDTAKAKALLAKAGFPNGMEITLWAMPVQRAYNPNARLMAEMIQADWAKIGVKAKIVTYEWGEYIKRAHAGEDDTMLIGWTGDNGDPDNWLGTLFGCEAVGGNNFGMWCYKPFDDLVQKGRQTSDQAQRTKFYTQAQQIFAEQMPASPIAHSTVYQPVSKKVIDMRIEPLGYARFDGVGMQ; encoded by the coding sequence ATGAAAGAAAACAAACTGTTGCGCGCAGCACGAACGGCATCGCTCGTGGCGCTCGCAGCGGCATCGATTGCACAAGCCTCTCTCGCGCACGCCGCGGGCAGCATCCCGAACAAGACGCTCGTCTACTGTTCCGAAGGCAGCCCCGCCGGCTTCGACCCCGCGCAATACACCACCGGCGTCGACTTCACCGCGAACACGTTCACCGTGTACAACCGCCTCGTCGAGTTCGAACGCGGCGGCACCAAGGTCGAACCGGGCCTCGCGCAATCGTGGGACGTTTCCCCCGATGGCAAGACCTACACGTTCCATCTGCGTCATGGTGTGAAGTTCCAGACGACCTCCTTCTTCAAGCCCACGCGCGAATTCAACGCCGACGACGTCGTGTTCACGTTCCAGCGCATGCTCGACCCGAACCAGCCGTTCCGCAAGGCGTACCCGGTCTCGTTCCCGTACTTCACCGACATGGGCCTCGACAAGCTCATCGCGAAGGTCGAGAAGGTCGATCCGTACACCGTGAAGTTCACGCTCAACGAGCCGAACGCGCCGTTCATCCAGAACATGGCGATGGAATTCGCGTCGATCCTCTCGGCCGAATACGCCGATCAACTGCTGAAGGCGAACAAGGCCGCCGACATCAACCAGTATCCGGTCGGCACGGGCCCGTTCATCTTCAAGAGCTACACGAAGGACGCGACCATCCGCTTCGACGGCAATCCCGACTACTGGAAGCCGGGCGCGGTGAAGCTCTCGAAGCTGATCTTCTCGATCACGCCGGACGCGAGCGTGCGCGTGCAGAAGCTCAAGCGCGACGAATGCCAGGTGATGAGCTATCCGCGTCCCGCCGACATCGCCCCGCTGAAGGCCGAGGCCAACATCGCGATGCCGTCGCAGCCGGGCTTCAACCTGGGTTATCTGTCGTACAACGTGAAGCACAAGCCGCTCGACAACCTCCAGGTGCGTCAGGCGCTCGACATGGCGATCAACAAGAAGGCGATCATCGACTCGGTGTACCAGGGCGCGGGCCAGCTCGCGACCAACCCGATGCCGCCTACGCAATGGTCCTACGACAAGTCGCTGAAGGCGCAGCCGTACGACACGGCCAAGGCCAAGGCGCTGCTCGCGAAGGCCGGCTTCCCGAACGGCATGGAAATCACGCTGTGGGCCATGCCCGTGCAGCGCGCCTATAACCCGAACGCCCGCCTGATGGCCGAGATGATCCAGGCCGACTGGGCCAAGATCGGCGTGAAGGCGAAGATCGTCACGTACGAGTGGGGCGAGTACATCAAGCGCGCGCACGCGGGCGAGGACGACACGATGCTGATCGGCTGGACCGGCGACAACGGCGACCCGGACAACTGGCTCGGCACGCTGTTCGGCTGCGAGGCCGTGGGCGGCAACAACTTCGGCATGTGGTGCTACAAGCCGTTCGACGACCTCGTGCAAAAGGGCCGTCAGACGTCGGATCAGGCGCAGCGCACGAAGTTCTACACGCAGGCGCAGCAAATCTTCGCGGAGCAAATGCCCGCTTCGCCCATCGCGCACTCCACCGTCTATCAGCCGGTCAGCAAGAAGGTGATCGACATGCGTATCGAGCCGCTCGGTTACGCGCGCTTCGACGGCGTGGGCATGCAGTAA
- a CDS encoding ABC transporter ATP-binding protein → MTDLLTIRNLAVNFNGLPAVDRVNLSVAPGEVLGIVGESGSGKSVTMMALMGLIDAPGKVSADSITFDGRDLLNATGKERRRIVGKDIAMVFQDALTSLNPSYTVGYQIKEVLKLHEGLRGAALHARALELLDQVGIPDAKNRIDNFPHQMSGGMNQRVMIAMAVACNPKLLIADEPTTALDVTIQAQIMELLVALQKERGMALVLISHDLAVVSEVAQRVAVMYAGEIIETNRVPDIFSRPHHPYTEALLAAIPEHNQGAARLAALPGMVPGRDDRPTGCLFAPRCKYAVDDCTKARPSLDPVPDAADPSGGVALVRCIKPLMVAAHAANVNQGGAR, encoded by the coding sequence ATGACTGATCTTCTTACCATCCGCAATCTGGCCGTGAACTTCAACGGCCTGCCCGCCGTGGACCGCGTGAATCTCTCCGTGGCGCCGGGCGAGGTGCTCGGTATCGTCGGTGAATCGGGCTCGGGCAAGAGCGTCACGATGATGGCGCTCATGGGCCTGATCGACGCGCCGGGCAAAGTCAGCGCCGACTCGATCACGTTCGACGGCCGCGATCTGCTCAACGCCACGGGCAAGGAGCGCCGCCGCATCGTGGGCAAGGACATCGCCATGGTGTTCCAGGACGCGCTCACGAGCCTGAACCCGAGCTACACGGTCGGCTATCAGATCAAGGAAGTGCTGAAGCTGCACGAAGGCCTGCGCGGCGCGGCGCTGCACGCGCGCGCGCTCGAACTGCTCGACCAGGTGGGCATTCCCGACGCGAAGAACCGCATCGACAATTTTCCGCACCAGATGTCGGGCGGCATGAACCAGCGCGTGATGATCGCGATGGCCGTGGCCTGCAACCCGAAGCTGCTGATCGCCGACGAACCGACCACGGCGCTCGACGTGACGATCCAGGCGCAGATCATGGAACTGCTCGTGGCGCTGCAGAAGGAGCGCGGCATGGCGCTCGTGCTGATTTCGCACGATCTGGCCGTGGTCTCGGAAGTCGCGCAGCGCGTGGCCGTGATGTACGCGGGCGAGATCATCGAGACCAACCGCGTGCCGGACATCTTCTCGCGCCCGCACCACCCGTACACGGAAGCGCTGCTGGCGGCCATTCCCGAGCACAACCAGGGCGCGGCGCGGCTCGCGGCGTTGCCGGGCATGGTGCCGGGCCGCGACGACCGGCCCACGGGCTGCCTGTTCGCGCCGCGCTGCAAATACGCCGTGGACGACTGCACGAAGGCGCGTCCGTCGCTCGATCCGGTCCCGGACGCGGCGGATCCCAGCGGCGGCGTGGCGCTCGTGCGCTGCATCAAGCCGCTGATGGTCGCGGCGCACGCGGCGAACGTTAATCAAGGAGGCGCGCGATGA
- a CDS encoding ABC transporter permease subunit — MFRFVLRRVGMVIPTFIGITILAFALIHLIPGDPIEVMMGERGVDPQMHAEAMHRLGLDEPLPLQYFHYVSHALQGNLGTSIITNTSVMGEFLARFPATVELSICALIFALVIGLPAGVFAALRRGTVVDHGVMGTALTGYSMPIFWWGLILIMVFSSKLGWTPVSGRIAVEFDIPHVTGFMLIDSLLPGTDEGSFRSVLSHLILPSIVLGTIPLAVIARMTRSSMLEVLREDYIRTARAKGLSPVRVIVVHALRNALIPVVTVIGLQVGTLLAGAVLTETLFSWPGIGKWLIDAIARRDYPVVQGGILMIATLVIVVNLVVDLLYGVLNPRIRHTR, encoded by the coding sequence ATGTTCCGCTTCGTATTGCGCCGCGTCGGCATGGTGATACCCACCTTCATCGGCATCACCATCCTGGCGTTCGCACTCATTCACCTGATTCCGGGCGACCCCATCGAAGTGATGATGGGCGAGCGCGGCGTCGACCCGCAGATGCACGCCGAGGCCATGCACCGCCTCGGGCTCGACGAGCCGCTGCCGCTGCAATATTTCCACTATGTGAGCCACGCGCTGCAGGGCAACCTCGGCACCTCCATCATCACGAACACGAGTGTGATGGGCGAGTTCCTCGCGCGCTTTCCGGCCACCGTCGAACTGTCGATTTGCGCGCTCATTTTCGCGCTCGTGATCGGGTTGCCCGCGGGCGTGTTCGCGGCGCTGCGGCGCGGCACCGTGGTCGATCACGGCGTGATGGGCACCGCGCTCACCGGCTATTCCATGCCGATCTTCTGGTGGGGGCTCATCCTCATCATGGTGTTCTCGTCGAAGCTCGGCTGGACGCCGGTTTCGGGCCGCATTGCCGTGGAATTCGACATTCCGCACGTGACCGGCTTCATGCTGATCGACTCGCTCCTGCCCGGCACCGACGAAGGCTCGTTCCGCTCGGTGCTCTCGCATCTGATCTTGCCGTCGATCGTGCTCGGCACGATTCCGCTCGCCGTGATCGCGCGCATGACGCGTTCTTCCATGCTCGAAGTGCTGCGCGAGGACTACATCCGCACGGCGCGCGCGAAGGGTTTGTCGCCCGTGCGCGTGATCGTCGTGCATGCGCTGCGCAACGCGCTGATTCCCGTCGTGACCGTGATCGGCCTGCAGGTCGGCACCTTGCTGGCGGGCGCCGTGCTCACCGAGACGCTCTTTTCGTGGCCCGGCATCGGCAAATGGCTCATCGACGCCATTGCCCGCCGCGACTATCCCGTGGTCCAGGGCGGCATTCTCATGATCGCGACGCTCGTGATCGTGGTGAATCTCGTCGTCGACTTGTTGTACGGCGTGCTCAACCCGCGCATTCGACATACGAGGTAA
- the metF gene encoding methylenetetrahydrofolate reductase [NAD(P)H] → MKPIELSFEFFPPKTPDGVEKLRATREQLATLDPKFVSVTFGAGGSTQQGTLDTVVDIQKAGVDAAPHLSCIGSSKESLREILGQYRSHGIRHIVALRGDLPSGMGEVGELRYASELVAFIRQETGDAFHIEVAAYPEYHPQARSPRHDLEAFAQKVKAGANSAITQYFFNADAYFRFVDEARKLGVDIPIVPGIMPITNYSQLMRFSEMCGAEVPRWIAKRLESFGDDRDSIRAFGLDVVTDLCRRLVDAGVPGLHFYTLNTAAASKTICERLSA, encoded by the coding sequence ATGAAACCGATCGAACTTTCCTTCGAATTTTTCCCGCCGAAAACGCCGGACGGCGTCGAGAAGCTGCGCGCCACGCGCGAGCAGCTCGCGACGCTCGATCCCAAGTTCGTTTCGGTGACGTTCGGCGCGGGCGGCTCCACGCAACAGGGCACGCTCGACACCGTCGTCGACATCCAGAAGGCGGGCGTGGACGCGGCGCCGCATCTCTCGTGCATCGGCTCCTCGAAAGAGAGCCTGCGCGAGATTCTCGGCCAGTACCGCTCGCACGGCATCCGCCACATCGTCGCGCTGCGCGGCGACCTGCCTTCGGGCATGGGCGAAGTGGGCGAGCTGCGTTACGCCTCGGAACTCGTCGCCTTCATCCGCCAGGAAACCGGCGACGCGTTTCACATTGAAGTGGCCGCGTATCCCGAGTACCACCCGCAGGCGCGCTCGCCGCGTCACGACCTCGAGGCGTTCGCGCAAAAGGTGAAAGCGGGCGCGAATTCGGCGATCACGCAGTACTTCTTCAACGCCGACGCGTATTTCCGTTTCGTCGACGAAGCGCGCAAGCTGGGCGTGGACATTCCCATCGTGCCGGGCATCATGCCGATCACGAACTACTCGCAGCTCATGCGTTTCTCGGAGATGTGCGGCGCGGAAGTGCCGCGCTGGATCGCGAAACGTCTGGAGAGCTTCGGCGACGACCGCGACTCGATTCGCGCGTTCGGCCTCGACGTGGTGACGGACCTGTGCCGCCGCCTTGTTGACGCGGGCGTGCCGGGCCTGCACTTCTACACGCTCAACACGGCGGCCGCCTCGAAAACGATCTGCGAGCGGCTTTCCGCCTGA
- a CDS encoding glycosyltransferase family 2 protein, with translation MQPITIIVPCHNGAATLARALDSCIAQQPARQILVVDDGSTDATASFARAHAMREPRVKLAQMPGQGGLARARNWGALAAETPFLAFLDATDEYLPGALAAAVAYLQQFPHEAAVRLDVDFVDFPKVIATHGRFAEFGATLSNTVASSLVMRRSAYLALGGFPVGEFFRRHGGDDGALSWALSQIFGQRRLDNAKRVRHHYRAGAPAERFFRAQMRLDTPDPEHAAEVVRHSRAYLDAARERIHELRALGVSTSAS, from the coding sequence ATGCAACCGATCACCATCATCGTTCCGTGCCACAACGGCGCGGCCACGCTCGCCCGCGCGCTCGACAGCTGCATCGCGCAGCAGCCAGCGCGGCAGATTCTCGTCGTCGACGACGGCTCCACCGACGCCACCGCGAGCTTCGCGCGCGCGCACGCCATGCGCGAGCCGCGCGTGAAACTCGCGCAGATGCCGGGACAGGGCGGCCTCGCCCGCGCGCGCAACTGGGGCGCGCTCGCCGCCGAAACCCCGTTCCTCGCCTTTCTCGACGCCACCGACGAATATCTGCCCGGCGCGCTCGCGGCCGCTGTCGCGTATTTGCAGCAATTCCCCCACGAAGCCGCCGTGCGCCTCGACGTCGACTTCGTGGACTTCCCGAAGGTGATCGCCACCCACGGGCGTTTCGCGGAGTTCGGCGCCACGCTCAGCAATACCGTGGCGAGCAGTCTCGTGATGCGGCGCAGCGCGTACCTCGCGCTCGGCGGCTTTCCCGTGGGCGAATTCTTCCGCCGTCACGGCGGCGACGACGGCGCGCTCTCGTGGGCGCTGAGCCAGATCTTCGGTCAGCGCCGGCTCGACAACGCGAAGCGCGTGCGCCATCACTACCGCGCGGGCGCGCCGGCCGAGCGCTTCTTCCGCGCGCAGATGCGGCTCGACACCCCCGACCCCGAGCATGCCGCCGAAGTCGTGCGGCACTCGCGCGCGTATCTCGACGCGGCGCGCGAACGCATCCACGAACTGCGCGCCCTCGGCGTGTCGACGTCGGCGAGCTGA